A genomic stretch from Aminobacter aminovorans includes:
- the murB gene encoding UDP-N-acetylmuramate dehydrogenase produces MIGGEALIAKLGDRLAGLRGRITPSAEMEKITWFRAGGLAQALFQPADEEDLAAFLKAVPEEIPVMVVGIGSNLLVREGGIPGFVVRLSAKGFGEAEAISATGIKAGAATPDKRVAALAHDSGIGGFHFYHGIPGAIGGALRMNAGANGVETRERVVEVRALDRKGDLHLLSNGDMGYSYRHSAAAAELIFTSATFEGYAEDKDAIKAAMDAVQHHRETVQPIREKTGGSTFKNPEGTSAWKEIDNAGCRGLMIGGAQMSPLHCNFMINTGNATGYDLEYLGETVRSRVLENSGIRLQWEIKRLGHFKPGHEVQEFLGQLL; encoded by the coding sequence GTGATCGGAGGCGAGGCGCTCATTGCCAAGCTGGGCGACCGGCTTGCCGGCCTGCGCGGACGTATCACGCCCAGCGCGGAGATGGAAAAGATCACCTGGTTTCGCGCCGGTGGCTTGGCCCAGGCGCTGTTCCAGCCTGCCGACGAAGAGGATCTCGCTGCCTTTCTGAAGGCGGTACCTGAAGAAATCCCAGTGATGGTCGTCGGCATCGGCTCCAACCTTCTGGTGCGCGAGGGGGGCATTCCGGGTTTCGTCGTTCGCCTGTCTGCCAAGGGTTTTGGCGAGGCCGAGGCGATTTCGGCGACCGGTATCAAGGCCGGCGCTGCGACACCCGACAAGCGCGTGGCTGCCCTTGCGCATGACAGCGGCATCGGCGGCTTCCATTTCTACCATGGCATTCCCGGTGCCATCGGTGGCGCCTTGCGGATGAATGCGGGTGCCAATGGCGTCGAGACGCGCGAACGCGTCGTCGAGGTCCGCGCGCTCGATCGCAAGGGCGATCTGCACCTGCTGTCCAATGGCGACATGGGTTACAGCTACCGTCATTCGGCGGCGGCTGCCGAGCTGATCTTCACCTCGGCGACCTTCGAGGGGTATGCCGAGGACAAGGACGCAATCAAGGCAGCGATGGATGCGGTCCAGCATCATCGCGAAACGGTGCAGCCGATCCGTGAAAAAACGGGCGGCTCGACCTTCAAGAATCCCGAGGGGACCTCGGCCTGGAAGGAAATCGACAACGCCGGCTGCCGCGGACTGATGATCGGCGGCGCTCAGATGTCGCCGCTGCATTGCAATTTCATGATCAACACCGGTAACGCCACCGGCTACGATCTGGAGTATCTCGGCGAGACCGTGCGCAGCCGCGTGCTCGAGAATTCAGGCATACGCCTGCAGTGGGAAATCAAACGCCTCGGCCACTTCAAGCCTGGCCACGAAGTGCAGGAATTCTTGGGGCAATTGCTCTAA
- a CDS encoding D-alanine--D-alanine ligase, whose translation MKSKHVAVLMGGFSSERPVSLSSGNACAEALEQVGYQVTRVDVDRDVGAVLSALEPDVAFNALHGPFGEDGTIQGILEYLGIHYTHSGVLASALAMNKEQSKKVAKAAGIPIAESRVLDRFAIGNQHPMKPPYVVKPVSEGSSFGVVIVKEDQSHPPQVISSPEWRYGDTVMVERYVHGRELTCAVMGDVALGVCEIVPTGHAFYDYDSKYVAGGSKHECPAKVSPNIYQKIQTLALKAHQAIGCRGVSRSDFRYDDRHSENGEVVWLEVNTQPGMTPTSLVPEIAAQAGHSFGELLSWMVEDASCLR comes from the coding sequence ATGAAGTCAAAGCACGTCGCTGTCCTGATGGGCGGGTTTTCGTCCGAGCGGCCTGTGTCCCTGTCGTCTGGCAATGCCTGCGCCGAAGCGCTCGAGCAGGTGGGCTATCAGGTCACGCGAGTGGATGTCGACCGCGATGTCGGCGCGGTGCTTTCGGCGCTCGAGCCGGATGTCGCGTTCAATGCCCTGCATGGCCCTTTTGGCGAAGACGGCACCATTCAGGGCATCCTCGAATATCTCGGCATTCACTATACCCATTCCGGCGTGCTGGCCTCAGCCCTGGCGATGAACAAGGAGCAGTCGAAGAAGGTGGCCAAGGCTGCCGGCATTCCGATTGCTGAATCGCGGGTTCTCGACCGTTTCGCCATCGGCAACCAGCATCCGATGAAGCCGCCTTACGTGGTCAAGCCGGTGTCGGAAGGGTCGAGCTTCGGCGTGGTCATCGTCAAGGAAGACCAGTCGCATCCGCCGCAGGTCATCTCGTCGCCGGAATGGCGCTACGGCGATACCGTGATGGTCGAGCGCTACGTCCATGGCCGTGAGTTGACCTGCGCGGTCATGGGTGACGTCGCGCTCGGCGTCTGCGAGATCGTCCCGACAGGTCACGCCTTCTACGATTATGATTCAAAATATGTCGCCGGGGGATCAAAGCACGAATGCCCCGCGAAAGTTTCACCGAATATTTACCAAAAAATACAAACACTGGCGCTTAAGGCTCACCAAGCGATCGGGTGCCGGGGCGTCTCCCGGTCGGACTTCCGGTACGACGACCGCCATTCCGAAAATGGAGAGGTCGTCTGGCTGGAGGTTAACACGCAACCCGGCATGACGCCGACGTCTTTGGTGCCTGAGATTGCCGCCCAAGCCGGGCATTCGTTTGGTGAGTTGTTGAGTTGGATGGTGGAGGACGCTTCGTGTTTGCGTTGA
- a CDS encoding cell division protein FtsQ/DivIB — MFALRSGQNRRMGGAAPRVFGLSLSAEHFVLPRLLRKPVRMLSRFGRGEFTPPPYAASMLTAAFLAASSLYGAYLGGHFPAMVQGVTARSGFAVDQIKVSGNRETSEIDILDKLELDGWTSLVGFNPEEARERIVSLPWVRDAAVRKVYPDTIEVRIDERDAFAIWQHGSQLSVVEKDGKIIAPYAGGRQATLPLVIGFGAADRAADFVARVQAFPELAARVKGYIRVGERRWDLRLDNGITVKLPENQVDAALADLADLDRENALLTRDISAVDMRFGDRLVVQLTPEAAERRATALNAKPKAVKAKVEKRI, encoded by the coding sequence GTGTTTGCGTTGAGATCGGGACAGAACAGAAGGATGGGTGGCGCTGCGCCGCGCGTCTTCGGGCTGTCCTTGTCCGCGGAGCATTTCGTGCTGCCGCGGCTGCTGCGCAAGCCGGTTCGGATGTTGTCGCGCTTTGGGCGTGGGGAGTTCACTCCTCCGCCCTATGCTGCGTCGATGCTGACGGCTGCGTTCCTTGCCGCAAGCTCGCTCTATGGTGCCTATCTCGGTGGCCACTTCCCGGCGATGGTTCAGGGCGTGACCGCCCGCAGCGGTTTCGCCGTCGACCAGATCAAGGTTTCGGGCAATCGCGAAACCTCCGAAATCGATATTCTCGACAAGCTCGAGCTCGACGGCTGGACCTCGCTCGTCGGTTTCAATCCGGAAGAGGCGCGCGAGCGCATCGTCAGTCTGCCCTGGGTTCGCGATGCTGCCGTGCGCAAGGTCTATCCCGACACCATCGAGGTTCGCATCGACGAGCGCGATGCCTTTGCGATCTGGCAGCATGGCAGCCAGCTCAGCGTCGTCGAAAAGGACGGCAAGATCATCGCCCCCTACGCTGGCGGGCGCCAGGCCACGCTGCCTCTGGTCATCGGCTTTGGCGCCGCCGACCGGGCTGCCGACTTCGTCGCCAGGGTTCAGGCATTCCCCGAGCTGGCCGCCCGTGTGAAGGGCTACATCCGCGTCGGCGAGCGCCGCTGGGATCTGCGCCTCGACAACGGAATCACCGTCAAGCTGCCCGAGAATCAGGTCGATGCAGCACTTGCGGATCTTGCCGACCTCGACCGCGAGAATGCGCTTTTGACGCGCGACATCTCCGCCGTCGACATGCGCTTTGGCGACCGGCTGGTGGTGCAGCTCACGCCGGAGGCTGCCGAGCGTCGTGCTACTGCGCTGAATGCCAAGCCCAAGGCCGTCAAGGCGAAGGTGGAGAAGAGAATATGA
- the ftsA gene encoding cell division protein FtsA, giving the protein MSWLGGQKDPVSRRSGILTVLDVGSNKVCCVVAKLKPAEGSQLLKGRTHQAQVIGIGHQKSQGVKSGVVVDLDRAEHAIRLAVDAAERMAGLTADSLIVNLSAGRIKSESFSATINLGGHEVDESDVQRVLAAGAKQALRAERDVIHSLPVAFSLDAERGVRDPRRMVGDTLGVDMHVLTGDSAPMRNLELCINRSHLSVEYMVATPYASGLAALVDDELEMGAACIDMGGGTTTLSVFSEGRFVHADAIPVGGNHVTMDMAKGLSTRLDDAERLKVMHGSALPGTTDDRDLISIQPIGVDDNEVPLQIPRSVMARIIRARIDETLELLRDRLNKSGYGNAVGKRVVLTGGASQLVGLPEAARRILGRNVRIGRPLGVAGLPEAAKGPAFATAVGLLIYPQMAGIESQSAKGISRYRATGTGGKLHRMSQWLRDSF; this is encoded by the coding sequence ATGAGCTGGCTCGGCGGTCAAAAAGATCCGGTTTCGCGTCGCTCGGGCATCCTCACGGTGCTCGATGTCGGTTCGAACAAGGTCTGCTGCGTGGTCGCAAAGCTGAAGCCGGCCGAAGGCAGTCAGTTGCTCAAGGGTCGCACCCATCAGGCCCAGGTCATCGGCATCGGTCATCAGAAATCGCAGGGTGTGAAGTCGGGCGTGGTCGTCGATCTCGACCGCGCCGAGCACGCCATCCGTCTCGCTGTCGATGCTGCCGAGCGCATGGCCGGGCTCACCGCCGACTCGTTGATCGTCAACCTGTCCGCCGGCCGTATCAAGAGCGAGTCGTTCTCGGCGACGATCAATCTTGGTGGCCATGAGGTCGACGAATCCGACGTCCAGCGCGTGCTTGCCGCCGGCGCCAAGCAGGCGCTCCGGGCCGAGCGCGATGTCATACATTCGCTGCCTGTCGCCTTTTCGCTCGATGCCGAGCGTGGCGTGCGCGATCCGCGCCGCATGGTTGGCGACACGCTCGGCGTCGACATGCACGTGCTGACAGGCGATTCGGCGCCGATGCGAAATCTCGAGCTCTGTATCAACCGCTCGCACCTCTCGGTCGAGTACATGGTTGCCACGCCTTATGCTAGCGGCCTTGCAGCACTCGTCGACGACGAGCTCGAAATGGGCGCTGCCTGCATCGACATGGGTGGCGGCACGACCACGCTTTCGGTCTTCTCCGAGGGCCGTTTCGTCCATGCCGACGCCATCCCGGTCGGCGGCAATCATGTCACCATGGACATGGCCAAGGGGCTGTCGACGCGTCTCGACGATGCCGAGCGGCTCAAGGTCATGCACGGTTCTGCGCTGCCCGGCACCACCGACGACCGCGACCTGATCAGCATCCAGCCAATCGGCGTCGATGACAACGAAGTTCCGCTGCAGATCCCCCGTTCGGTAATGGCGCGCATCATCCGCGCCCGCATCGACGAGACGCTGGAACTCCTGCGCGACCGGCTCAACAAGTCGGGCTACGGCAATGCTGTCGGCAAGCGCGTCGTTCTGACCGGTGGCGCCAGCCAACTCGTCGGCCTGCCCGAGGCCGCTCGTCGCATTCTCGGCCGCAATGTGCGCATCGGCCGCCCGCTTGGCGTGGCAGGTCTTCCGGAGGCGGCCAAGGGGCCGGCTTTCGCGACCGCCGTCGGGCTTCTCATCTACCCGCAGATGGCCGGCATCGAGAGCCAGTCTGCGAAAGGGATTTCCCGTTACAGGGCAACGGGAACTGGCGGAAAACTGCATCGCATGAGTCAGTGGTTGAGAGACAGTTTTTAG
- the ftsZ gene encoding cell division protein FtsZ: protein MTINLQKPDITELKPRITVFGVGGGGGNAVNNMITAGLRGVEFVVANTDAQALTMSKAERLIQLGAHVTEGLGAGSQPEVGRAAAEECIDEIIDHLSNTHMCFVTAGMGGGTGTGAAPVVARAAREKGILTVGVVTKPFHFEGQRRMKTADYGIEELQKCVDTLIVIPNQNLFRLANDKTTFADAFAMADQVLYSGVACITDLMVKEGLINLDFADVRSVMREMGKAMMGTGEASGEGRAMAAAEAAIANPLLDETSMKGAKGLLISITGGRDLTLFEVDEAATRIREEVDQDANIILGATFDEDLEGVIRVSVVATGIDKSAADMAAAPLTIRQAPKPAQRQVEAPRPVVQAAPVEQPRMEVRTNDPVAEAIRLAEANAAAMQPRPAAPQGDDFRPQSKLFAAPPAQPQAQQYQPQQFQQPAPQPVAQPQVAPQREMMQPAQVQPRMPRVEDFPPMVKAEVEAKAQPAEHHEDRGPMGLLKRLTSGLTRREEEPARLQPAQPREPKLRQPAPEQRRMTSQESQLYAPRRGQLDEHGRLAPQARTQEDDQLEIPAFLRRQAN from the coding sequence ATGACGATCAATCTGCAGAAGCCGGACATCACCGAGCTCAAGCCCCGCATCACCGTGTTCGGTGTCGGCGGCGGCGGCGGCAATGCCGTCAACAACATGATCACTGCTGGTCTGCGCGGCGTCGAGTTCGTCGTAGCCAACACCGATGCGCAGGCACTCACCATGTCGAAGGCCGAGCGCCTCATCCAGCTCGGCGCGCATGTCACCGAGGGCCTGGGCGCGGGTTCGCAGCCGGAAGTCGGTCGCGCCGCCGCTGAAGAGTGCATCGACGAGATCATCGACCACTTGTCGAACACGCACATGTGCTTCGTCACCGCCGGCATGGGCGGCGGCACCGGCACCGGTGCTGCTCCGGTCGTCGCCCGCGCCGCTCGCGAGAAGGGCATCCTGACCGTCGGCGTCGTCACCAAGCCGTTCCACTTCGAAGGCCAGCGCCGCATGAAGACGGCCGACTACGGCATCGAGGAGCTGCAGAAGTGCGTCGACACGCTGATCGTCATCCCGAACCAGAACCTGTTCCGTCTGGCCAATGACAAGACGACCTTCGCGGACGCCTTCGCCATGGCCGACCAGGTGCTGTATTCCGGCGTCGCCTGCATCACCGACCTGATGGTGAAGGAAGGCCTAATCAACCTCGACTTCGCCGACGTCCGTTCGGTGATGCGCGAAATGGGCAAGGCCATGATGGGTACCGGCGAAGCTTCGGGCGAGGGCCGTGCAATGGCCGCTGCCGAAGCAGCGATCGCCAACCCGCTGCTCGACGAGACCTCGATGAAGGGCGCCAAGGGCCTGCTGATCTCGATCACCGGCGGCCGCGACCTGACCCTGTTCGAAGTCGACGAAGCTGCGACCCGCATCCGTGAGGAAGTCGATCAGGACGCCAACATCATCCTGGGCGCCACCTTCGACGAAGACCTCGAAGGTGTCATCCGCGTGTCGGTCGTCGCCACCGGCATCGACAAGTCGGCCGCCGACATGGCTGCTGCGCCGCTGACCATCCGCCAGGCGCCGAAGCCGGCCCAGCGTCAGGTCGAGGCACCGCGTCCTGTGGTGCAAGCTGCTCCTGTCGAACAGCCGCGGATGGAAGTGCGCACCAACGACCCGGTCGCCGAGGCCATCCGCCTTGCCGAAGCCAATGCAGCAGCGATGCAGCCGCGTCCCGCCGCTCCGCAGGGCGACGACTTCCGCCCGCAGAGCAAGCTGTTTGCAGCTCCGCCCGCTCAGCCGCAGGCACAGCAGTACCAGCCGCAGCAGTTCCAGCAGCCCGCGCCGCAGCCGGTGGCCCAGCCACAGGTGGCTCCCCAGCGGGAAATGATGCAGCCAGCCCAGGTTCAGCCGCGCATGCCGCGCGTCGAGGACTTCCCGCCGATGGTGAAGGCCGAGGTGGAAGCCAAGGCACAGCCGGCCGAGCATCATGAGGACCGCGGTCCGATGGGCCTGCTCAAGCGTCTGACCAGCGGTCTGACCCGTCGGGAGGAAGAACCTGCACGCCTGCAGCCGGCGCAGCCGCGCGAGCCCAAGCTGCGCCAGCCGGCGCCCGAGCAGCGCCGCATGACCAGCCAGGAATCGCAGCTCTACGCACCGCGCCGCGGACAGCTCGACGAGCATGGTCGCTTGGCACCGCAGGCACGGACTCAGGAAGACGACCAGCTGGAGATTCCGGCGTTCCTTCGCCGGCAAGCCAACTGA
- the lpxC gene encoding UDP-3-O-acyl-N-acetylglucosamine deacetylase, with protein MGIDLQDYQTTLKSRVTLSGVGVHSGKPVAIHFAPADADTGVVFQVADREFRAIVSEVGATDLCTLLGDPAGQHVATIEHLMAALFGLGIDNLLIEVEGAEIPIMDGSAAQFVEAIDLAGIEVQGVKRRYIRVLKPVRIESGASWAEFRPYGGTRFEVEIDFESPAIGRQSFASDINDDIFRREISRARTFGFMKDVERLWAAGYALGSSLENSVVIGDDNHIINMEGLRFSNEFVRHKTLDAMGDLALAGARFIGCFRSYRGGHRLNAAALRRLLSDRSAFEVVETSRRERGRSAELIAVSAAVHAPWTL; from the coding sequence ATGGGGATCGACTTGCAGGACTATCAGACAACACTCAAATCACGTGTCACCCTGTCGGGCGTTGGCGTTCATAGCGGCAAGCCGGTAGCCATCCATTTCGCGCCGGCAGACGCGGATACGGGCGTGGTGTTTCAGGTTGCTGACCGAGAGTTCCGCGCAATTGTGTCAGAAGTGGGTGCGACCGATCTTTGCACCTTGCTTGGCGATCCCGCCGGCCAGCACGTTGCCACCATCGAACACCTGATGGCCGCTCTGTTCGGCCTCGGTATCGACAATCTGCTGATCGAAGTCGAAGGCGCCGAAATCCCGATCATGGACGGCAGTGCCGCGCAGTTCGTCGAGGCCATCGACCTGGCCGGCATCGAAGTGCAGGGCGTCAAGCGCCGCTACATCCGCGTTCTCAAGCCGGTACGAATCGAAAGCGGCGCCTCGTGGGCCGAGTTCCGCCCCTACGGCGGCACGCGATTCGAGGTCGAGATCGATTTCGAAAGCCCGGCGATCGGGCGCCAGTCCTTCGCTTCCGACATCAACGACGATATTTTCCGCCGCGAGATCTCGCGTGCTCGCACTTTCGGCTTCATGAAGGACGTCGAGCGCCTGTGGGCTGCCGGCTACGCGCTGGGCTCTTCGCTTGAGAATTCGGTGGTCATCGGCGACGACAACCACATCATCAACATGGAAGGCCTGCGCTTCTCCAACGAATTCGTGCGCCACAAGACGCTGGATGCGATGGGCGACCTGGCACTCGCCGGCGCGCGCTTCATCGGCTGCTTCCGCTCCTATCGCGGCGGCCACCGGCTCAACGCGGCGGCGCTGCGCCGCCTGCTTTCCGACCGCTCGGCCTTCGAGGTCGTCGAGACGTCGCGCCGCGAGCGCGGTCGTTCGGCCGAACTCATCGCTGTCAGCGCTGCAGTCCACGCGCCCTGGACGCTCTGA
- a CDS encoding outer membrane protein assembly factor BamD — translation MSLIRADRSKLRVKPLVVALSLIAPTLALSGCMSGETDVDLATYVEQTEPADVLYNQGLANLNAGRLKEASRKFEAVDRQHPYSEFARKSMVMGAFASYRQGSYEEAINSAKRYLALYPSTDDAAYAQYIIGLSYFRQIRDVTQDQKEARRTIEAMTEVVQRWPASEYVDDANAKIRFARDQLAGKEMQIGRYYLERREFIASAKRFRNVVENYSNTRHIEEALARLTETYYAMGLTSEAQTAAAVLGQNYPDSQWYKDSYKLLQSGGLEPRENAGSWISKAGKMFSGA, via the coding sequence ATGTCATTGATACGAGCCGATCGATCGAAATTGCGCGTGAAGCCTCTGGTTGTGGCGCTTTCGCTCATCGCTCCGACGCTTGCACTGTCCGGTTGCATGTCCGGCGAAACCGACGTCGATCTCGCGACCTATGTCGAGCAGACCGAGCCTGCCGACGTGCTCTACAATCAGGGCCTCGCCAATCTCAATGCCGGCCGCCTCAAGGAGGCCAGCCGCAAGTTCGAGGCTGTCGACCGCCAGCACCCGTATTCGGAGTTCGCCCGCAAGTCGATGGTGATGGGCGCTTTCGCCAGCTACCGTCAGGGCTCCTATGAAGAGGCCATCAATTCGGCCAAGCGCTATCTCGCGCTCTATCCTTCGACCGATGACGCGGCTTACGCTCAGTACATTATCGGCCTCAGCTATTTCCGACAGATTCGCGACGTGACGCAGGATCAGAAGGAAGCCCGCCGCACCATTGAAGCGATGACCGAAGTGGTCCAGCGCTGGCCCGCGTCGGAATATGTCGATGACGCCAACGCCAAGATTCGTTTCGCTCGCGATCAGCTCGCAGGCAAGGAAATGCAGATTGGCCGCTACTATCTCGAGCGCCGCGAATTCATCGCCTCGGCAAAGCGCTTCCGCAACGTGGTCGAGAACTACTCGAACACGCGCCACATCGAAGAAGCGCTGGCTCGCCTGACCGAGACCTACTACGCGATGGGCCTGACTTCGGAAGCCCAGACGGCGGCAGCTGTGCTTGGCCAGAACTATCCTGACAGCCAGTGGTACAAGGATTCGTACAAGCTGCTGCAGTCCGGCGGCCTTGAGCCTCGCGAAAATGCCGGCTCCTGGATTTCCAAGGCCGGAAAGATGTTCTCCGGCGCCTGA
- the recN gene encoding DNA repair protein RecN, producing the protein MLSRLSIRDIVLIERLDIDFTPGLSVLTGETGAGKSILLDALSLALGARGDASLVRHGATQGQVSAVFDVPRNHPARTLLADNAIDDDGDIILKRVQTADGRTRVFVNDQPSSVTLMRDIGRALVEIHGQHDDRALVDAGAHRDVLDSFGGHVGEAKATADAWKLWRGAEQELSRHRARVDAAAREAEYLRSAVTELTKLDPQPGEESELAELRAAMMRVEKIASEIQDAQDVLSGSSSPLPQLASLLRRLQRKAAEVPGLLDDVVKSLDEAMISLDAAQSGVDAALRATEYDPQRLERAEERLFALRAAARKHNVAVDDLARLRDTMVADLADLDAGEGRLQVLETQARTSREAYDRIAANLSELRKTAAESLRKTVMAELPELKLERAEFLVEMSSETDNRMQEGIDQVEFWVRTNPGTRPGPMMKVASGGELSRFLLALKVALADRGSAPTLVFDEIDTGVGGAVADAIGQRLARLSRRVQVLSVTHAPQVAARAATHFLISKKGNTDKVATGIHEMDRMARQEEIARMLSGASITEEARAAAERLLRENTAVAS; encoded by the coding sequence ATGCTCTCGCGCCTGTCGATCCGCGATATCGTCCTGATCGAACGGCTGGACATTGATTTCACGCCTGGCCTTTCCGTGTTGACCGGTGAAACCGGCGCGGGCAAATCCATCCTTCTCGACGCATTGTCGCTCGCGCTTGGCGCACGAGGCGATGCTTCGCTCGTCCGCCATGGTGCGACACAGGGCCAGGTAAGCGCTGTCTTCGACGTGCCGCGCAACCATCCTGCGCGTACGCTGCTCGCCGACAATGCCATCGACGACGATGGCGATATCATCCTGAAACGCGTCCAGACCGCCGACGGGCGCACGCGCGTCTTCGTCAACGACCAGCCGTCCAGCGTCACGCTGATGCGCGACATCGGCCGCGCGCTTGTCGAAATCCACGGTCAGCACGACGATCGCGCGCTCGTCGATGCCGGGGCGCATCGCGACGTGCTCGATTCGTTTGGCGGTCATGTCGGCGAAGCCAAGGCCACCGCCGACGCGTGGAAGTTGTGGCGAGGTGCCGAGCAGGAGCTGTCGCGCCATCGCGCCCGCGTCGATGCCGCGGCGCGCGAAGCCGAATATCTGCGTTCCGCAGTGACCGAACTGACCAAGCTCGACCCCCAGCCGGGGGAGGAGAGCGAACTGGCCGAACTGCGCGCCGCGATGATGCGTGTCGAAAAGATTGCCTCCGAAATCCAGGATGCGCAGGACGTTCTGTCCGGCTCGTCGTCGCCGCTGCCGCAGCTTGCCAGCCTGTTGCGCCGGCTGCAGCGCAAGGCCGCCGAAGTGCCGGGCCTGCTCGACGACGTGGTCAAGTCGCTCGACGAGGCGATGATCTCGCTCGATGCGGCGCAATCGGGCGTCGATGCGGCCCTGCGCGCCACCGAATACGATCCACAGCGGCTGGAGAGGGCCGAGGAGCGGCTGTTTGCCCTGCGCGCGGCAGCGCGCAAGCACAATGTCGCCGTCGACGATCTTGCCAGGCTGCGCGACACCATGGTCGCCGACCTCGCCGATCTCGATGCCGGCGAAGGGCGCCTGCAGGTGTTGGAAACGCAGGCAAGGACCAGCCGCGAGGCTTATGACCGCATCGCCGCAAACCTGTCGGAACTGCGCAAGACGGCGGCCGAGAGCCTGCGCAAGACCGTCATGGCCGAACTGCCGGAACTCAAGCTCGAACGTGCCGAATTCCTGGTCGAGATGTCGAGTGAAACCGACAATCGCATGCAGGAAGGCATCGACCAGGTCGAGTTCTGGGTGCGTACCAATCCTGGCACCCGGCCCGGCCCGATGATGAAAGTTGCCTCGGGTGGCGAGCTGTCGCGCTTCCTCCTGGCGCTGAAGGTGGCGCTTGCCGACCGTGGTTCGGCACCTACACTGGTGTTCGACGAAATTGATACCGGTGTCGGCGGCGCCGTTGCCGATGCCATCGGCCAGCGTCTGGCGCGGCTTTCCAGGCGGGTGCAGGTGCTGTCGGTGACGCATGCGCCGCAGGTCGCGGCACGTGCCGCCACGCATTTCCTGATCTCCAAGAAGGGCAACACCGACAAGGTGGCAACCGGCATTCACGAGATGGACCGCATGGCGCGCCAGGAGGAGATCGCACGCATGCTTTCCGGTGCTTCGATCACCGAGGAGGCGCGCGCCGCCGCCGAGCGCCTGCTGCGCGAGAACACGGCCGTCGCCTCCTGA